The window TCGAAATCCGTGAACTGCATCTCCGAGCTTCCTCCTCGGTCCACTCCTGTGCCGCCGATTCTCTTCTTCGGTAACTTGAACTGGTGGTGAATTTCCCTGCCAACATTCGTGAACTTCATCTCcgagcttcctcctccttcttCCATTCCTTAGCCGCCGTATCTCGTCTTCGGAGATTCGATCTTATGGTGAATTTTTCCGCTAATCGAATTGGGAAATCGCTCTCTTCAAATTCTGTATTGGCGGGCAGCCATTCTCGTTTTTATCTGTAACTTGGCCCATCAACGAGGTAACCACGCCTCCAAACTCCTGGCCCATATAGAAAAAAGTCATTTTcagaaaatcatataattatttaaaattaaatcttaatataaacttaattttatTATGTATAGTAAAAGCttataaagaataaaattatctggaattaatatttttctatctaatattatgtttaaaatttcattttattatactttaagaaaataaaagtgGTAGAGAgttataatttggaaaaatatattttaataaattaaaagtctcaattatttattacaatattatcttaaataatatatatgtatatataaaatctttaAGGACCTTAATTTTAAGgttttgttttttatatatacttCAATAAAACTTACAATATTTTAGATCAACACTGCGAAATTCAATGAAATATACCTGCGCGTgacaataattaaaattatgcaTGCTGCATGGCTTATGTATCCGAGCGTGGGAAAGTCATTGGATCGAGGTGAACCTTATCAAACTTATATCGGTATAGCATAATATTagaaattgattaattaattattaatgtgattttttttatttattgatatgGAGTAACTTATCAGTATTACATAGGTCAAATACTCTATTTTCACCATTAttctatttattattatgaataatatatatgatatatagtatatttaattattttcaaattaattgacACTAGCCATATATATATGAACACCGAAGTTGAATCAAGGATTATTGTCCTCGGCAGTGCGCTAGCTAGCGCTAATACGTCCATTCTTCGGGGAGATTGATCTCTGGGGACAAACACACGTTATCCGAGTTTGGGGTTTTCTCCAAATTTTCTTCAGTTTTATTCATGCAATTTTTGGTTTCATCtgcataaatgaaaattttatcgTTGTCAATATAATGTTTTTTatcacacaaaataaaattaaacccATAATTTTATTGGAAAAATAAATGACCTGGCAATCGAGGATTGATGATTTGTTGGCCAAGTTCATGAACATTAAGATTTAGAGCTTGAACAATGTGAGAAGGAAGCAAAACAGGAGACACAGCTGAAATATAGGTACGAAAATATAGAGTTAGTTTATATTTCATCGGGTGTAATTCTTCTCGTATCTCAACATCTTTAAATTACACAAATCTATCATATTTTAATAGAAGTTGACACCATGTTTTAAtgatcaaatgaaaaaaaatacgtGTATATTACTTCGAgataatttattcaaaaaaatgggtacaaaatttttaaattttttccccTGGAGAATTATTGTATTTCATCGTTTCCATTTCTCTGCCACTCACTCATTAACATCGTTTATTTATTCAACCTCCTCTAATCGTGTGCATgcatatatatttaatgttaaTGTTGAGTGTAATTTAAGTATATTaaacttttttatataaaatttaattatgtcctaataattttttcttatcAGATATCATGTTTGATTTTTGTATCTTAAATGAAGTGCACTATGGAGAAAGatatttcagaaaaaaaaattgatatgttttcgaaacaaaaattaattaatctaaaATGTTATGCTTACGAATAAAATTACCTTCAATGAAATTAAAAGGGACGTAGTCAAGAAAAAAATCGATTCTTGGCTagcgttgaaaatatgggggTGCGAAAAAAACGTCCCGCAGAACGGTACACGAtagatttgtatttttttataaagaaaactatttgttttattttttcactaaaacattaaaaattataacaacAAGATTTTGTAATAATTATAATGTTCGAAAAGTGGTTTGAGTGAACGAAGTTAAGGAAACAAAAggttaaaaattataatttacggatgaattttttagatataaaatcaataatatatttaaccAAATCTACAATATAAGTTGATATCGATGTTTAATAAAtacttaatattatatttttcataaaatcaaaaaaaaactcatataattaatttacaCACTAcactaaaaaaatcaaaaacttatatttaataatatttttcagcATGTGttaagttaaataatttttattatatatatgtatatatataaaatacatatatgttCCAAAAAAACAACTCGGGCCGGAGGCCACCCCAAAGtcataaattttatattgagTTGACCTGAGATCATACCGGGATTATTTTTGGTGGACTTGTGATATGGGCCACCGCCTCGGGGAAGGAAAACCCCGGTACCGCTACTTATTGGGCCAGAACATAAAAAGATGGCTTGCATTCCAGGCCCGCCAAGGGCCCATTTTCgcccttttcttcttttttcgcGTCTTCTTGATTTTGAGTTGTCTGTAAACTATGCATCAAGGCCACAAACATCAATCAGTTCCAACTTAGAGTGCAAATGCACGACGAAGGCCAAGTAATCGTAGATAGTTTTCAAATGTACACGAACAAGATAATCGGATACGGGATATCAGATAACAAAAATCGTGGAAAACCAACTTCGCCAAAATCAATAGAACGTTGCGTTGTAAAGCTTCCAAACcatttatatcatattaaatcaATTTTGTAAAAGACTCAAGGTAATTGAAGGCAACATAATCTATCAATTCTTCTACTTCACGCATTGATATATACCTAGTCaaggaaaatttcaaaaaaaaaaaaatcgttatAAATGTATTGAGTGTTATTTTGCTAATTATCTCGTAAAAATtatagataatttattttaaaaaaacactctGAATAAGTACCGAATCAGATTCAATAACCGGCGGTGCTTTCATCCCACACGGAGGTGCCTCGTCCACTCCCGATCCCAACTGCtgtttcaaaacaaagaaacccGCATTAAAAACCTGTACATTTCCACACACATCACCGAACCTCATAATGCATGCAGAATACAAAAGAATATAACCTTATGGTTAAAGGCGCCATAGCTAGTTCCCGCATGCTTCGGAGGAAGCCATTGAAGGACTCCATGCTCGGGCCCACCATAGTTATTCTGCTCCATAAAGCACCTAATAATTCCTGATCGATCGATTCACAGCTTCGGCTCTGAAAAATGTCTACGTCCGGTATTAAATAGGTAAAAGAAATCTCGATTTTCCATTTATGAAATGTCAGTGTTGTCCTCAAAAGGTTGCCTAAATTACGTAAGTTACCTGATATTTAGTCAACGTTCATTAATGTAACTTTTGATGACAAGAGTTTACCTTTTTGACTACATTACGATCTAAAACAGCATTTTTAGTTACACACGTATAAGGTATTACTTTCTCTTTTTGGAGAGATTTGATCGTATCTATAAATTGTATTAATTTTGtaactttttttatatatataaaagattgTTTATCACACCTTAGAATTTATATTGGCTTCCTGAATTATTTTCTCGAAATTAAGATGAacgaattattattattaaagttcATATTACACAAATAATACGTTACACACACAACACATACACGTCATATTAAAcactaataattattattaatgattACGATCTTTAAATGTATTTACGATTGCTCGCTAAACTAACTAATAAAAAGTTTTACTTAGttgatcaaaatattatttttcacatcTCCGATCAGAGATAATATACCGTATCTTAACGAAAATTATATACCATAGATACCAAAAATTTCGATACATATAAATAACGTATTGATTATACCAAAATTATACGATATATCAAGATTTCGATATGATAtccatatatattattttataccgaaaaacttatatttaaaattttataaatcaagtatttacaaatatttatatttttatatattatttcgatATTCCAGTATacaccgaaattttcaaatttcataacgTTATTGTATCGAAAATTCGATATTGTTAATGTATCGTactgaaattttcgatataccgaaaattcgatattttttccaACCTATCCCCGGTTATATCAATTTGATATTCAACCAATACCAATGACATTGATAAATGATCATTTGATAGTATGCATGGATCACAACTACCACTCAGAAAAAAACATGCCAAACTCAATTAGAGGTATACAAAACGATTTTATCCATTAAAGTTGAAACAAAATGTTGCCCATGTGATCCCAGTAACTTAGAAAGATGCCTCCAATCTCTGATAAGTTTCAGCCTTCTCGCAAACATATTTCATTCTCTGCTCCTTCCTTAACTCCCAGTTCCGTTCACCATTTCAcaaaaaaatgtgaaataatTCCAACCATACTCCTCCACACGCGGCCTTCGTTCCCTGTCGCTAGATCAAAACTTGCACTTTGAGAATAATATGGTatataactttaaaaaaaagatatttagaAAATCGTCTCCAGATGTACCCGTACCTGGATATAGAAACAGCTGACACCAAACTCGTGGTCTCGATTCAGCCTTTGGCCTGGAAAGGGACAGGAAATTGATCCTCGATTTCATTCTTAAAGACCACTCCCAATTTCACCAACACACAATTTGTTTGTTTCATGTACAAGTCTCCTAGTTTCCTCGTCCATCCTTGCATTGTCTTTCTTCATCATTTCTGCCACAATAAGTGGCATTTTACCAACTCTTTTATAAGTTCGAAGAAGAGACTTGTATATCTCAGTATTTATATAGCCAACAATCCTAAGGGTATCCATCAAGTTTTCTGCATCTTCAACATTGCCGAATTCTTCAATACCCCGAATTTTTGTAATCAAATCCAAGTGGACAGCTTCATATCTTCCTGCATCCTCATCCATTCACAAACCTGGACAACTCAACAATTGAGCATAATGACTTGGAATTTTTTAGTCGAGGTGCAATCTCTCATTGCATCATAACTGAAAAAGTAATCGACATAAGAAAATATGTTGTACCAAACTTTAGGGAAACATTACCGTCGCATTTGGGAAATTAGACCTGTTCAACtttagaaaaaaacaaaataatcgaCATGGAACACTTTAATAATGATATTTCACAACATCAGAAACTGAAGCATcgggaaaaaaaacaaacagGCAAACACACACGAATCTGACATTGGAGAATTTGTTGAAAGTCCCTCCCACCTTTTGAATATAATAAATGTTGCGACAAAAGGAGTTTGGTAGTGTTTAAGCATAAACATTATGGTCGTGATCATCATGAGCTTGAACCATTGGAAAATCGATTTCAATGAGTTATTGGAGCTAGAGATCACCTGTTCAAAACCCCTAGTGCGCAATACCCCATTTGGTATTAGGTATGTACCCTACAAACCAATTGGGCTAGGGGTTTTTTGATACCTTTCTgtaaatgcatattttattcAGTAAAGCACATGTATTTTTTGTCATAGTTGGAGTGTGTCTCGATAGAGAAGCTATCTTACCAACAACACGTTTTTTAAAAGAAGTGACGTTTGGATGCATAATCCGTTCCACGAATAGATCAAGAAAATGTATGAataagaaaaacacataaataAGTCGCATAAATATACTATGAAGTCATCCACAGTGATTGGAGTACTGCGCAGACATTGATTTCAATTAATACTTCGTGTTTATCTTCCATTGAAAATTTCTCAATCAATCAAAGTCCAGCGTACAAGAATGATAAGAACCGAAGGGATCGATCTAGGTACGGCCAAAGAAGAAAACGCCACccctaaatatttttttcccaactTCGAAGTATGATTTTTCAAGAAAGTAAAAACGGCACCATTTAATCCAGAATTAAGTGACCTCTCCGGagcgaaaaataaaattaaactgAAAACAGAGCATGAAAACTACTCAGAACACTAAACCACGAAGTTGTAAGGCAAAAAAGACGTATCACACGATTAGCAATTGTATAACCTCGAGAGCGTGTTTGTAGCGCTTAAGCCTTCTAAGCTCCCGAACAATGCGATTCAGCTCGTACTTGCGTACTACGTGCCCCTCCTCCTTCCATTTCCGAATATCGATAACTGCACTGCGCTTAGCGAACACAAGAGCGAAAAGTCGCCGTCCTAGCGTGTCCCTGCCTCCGCCAGCGCTCGATTTGGTGGAGCTGGTTAACCATGATCGCGGCTCCGCCTCCGGAGCTGCTGTGGCAACCGCCTTTGACGAGAACTGGCGCGCTGCGGCGACTGCTCTCCGAACCGAACGGCGCAGCATTTCTTTCGGTGCGGTCAGCAAGAAAGTAACAGCTTGAAGACCCATTGAAGGCTTGAGGTGGCGGAACAAACCCAGCCCAGGTTCAATATGGGCCTACAAGCTTCTAATTGGGCCTCTGACAAAAACCTTGACGGCGTCCAATAGCAGCCCTGACATATCAATTTCACATATAATATGAATATATCCACTTTAACGATGTTCTATTATATCAAGAAAATGTAAATTTCAACCCAAACAAATTCGACAAAACTGAAGAATTTCACTTACAAAATAGCTTCACAAGCACCTTAATTGTATGAGATATAAGAGGATTGAGTGAGAAACAAAATCTAGTTCACtcgaaaatatttgaattggtGGAGTGGATGAaagtttattaataattaataaaaatttgatttctaATCAAGTATAAGTTTGTCGGCTTGCTCAattacttttaaataaataattttttaaaaaaattaaatgttagATTAAAATCATTCCCTTTCAAATCTGACCAATTAAGTAGCAGCAACTAGCAAACTAATCAACATATACTTCACACAGAATAAAAATCTACAACTCAATGCCAGGTGTCAGTACAACCGGGGATCGTAGTAGCGTCCGGATCGTCGTCGTCGGCGACCGTGGCACCGGAAAATCGAGCCTCATCGCGGCGGTCGCTGCCGAGACCTTCCGGAAGGATGTTCCCCCGGTTCTCCCCCCCACGCGCCTCCCGGCCGATTATTATCCCGATAATGTTCCAATCATAATCATCGACACCTCATCCAGGTTAATCGATTTCCACCCTTGGCGCGTGCCCGAGTTTCTCTTGTTTAATTATCTTGGTTTAAGTTTTTTAAGGATTGATTCTTGTATGGATGTAGTTTGGAGAGTAGAGGCAGGCTCGCTGAGGAGCTGAAGCGAGCGGATTCGGTAGTGCTGACCTATGCGTGCGATCAGCCATCTACGCTTAATCGCCTCAGTTCATTCTGGCTTCACGAGCTTCGCCGCTTAGAGGTTTACTCTGAATCCCGATAGTGTATTATATGACTTCTCCATGTGTATGTATTGGTAATTTTATGATGATGATCTCCTGTTCAGTTAATTATCtgttaaacaaaattatatttttttgcttAGTATGACATGTACACGTGTATTTGCTTATTCCAATGATACGCACATTGTTAAAACATAAAGCACATTCATGCATCTTGATAAAACAAGCGATACTGAGTACTGACATCTTGTTAAAACATCAAGCGTATTCATGTTCTAACAACGTGCGTATCATTGGAACAAAccaatattattattgttgctAGCAATGCTACTGATATCCTTTAAATCTTGCAAAAGTTTAATAGTTGATGACAGTATTAGTCTGGTTAGAAACTTGATTCATGTGCTTTAATTGTGATTATTCTAGATCAGGGCACCAGTAATCGTGGTTGGTTGCAAACTAGATCGTCGGGATGAGGAGTACAATTTGAGTGTTGAGATGTCTCCCCTCATGCAGCAGTTTCGGGAGATCGAAACTTGCATGGAATGTTCTGCAGCTAACATGCTTCaggtttgaaataaattataatctGTGTTGTATTTATGTTCTTCAGAATTTTTTTGTGAGAACAAGGATCTTCAGATGATTGCAATGGTTTTAAGTTGTTGTAGATTCAAGAAGTATTCTACTTTGCTCAAAAGGCAGTTCTACATCCAACGGCCCCTCTATTTGATCAGGAGACTCAGACTTTGAGACCTCAATGCATGAGAGCATTGAAGAGGATATTTATCCTTTGTGATCATGATATGGATGGTGCTCTCAGTGATGACGAATTGAATGAATTTCAGGTTGTTTTCAACTGCATTTTCTTTTGTTACTCATGTTATTTAAGCAATGCTTCTgatctatatttttttcaaaagacTCACACGTAGTGCTGGTGAGCAGGTTAGATGTTTCAATGCTCCATTGCAACCTGCTGAAATAGTGGGTGTCAAGCGGGTTGTACAAGAGAAATTGCCTCAAGGAGTCAATGGCCTTGGTCTTACCCTAACAGGATTTTTGTTTCTTCATGCCCTTTTTATTGAGAGAGGTCGAATTGAGACCACGTGGAGCGTACTGAGACAATTTGGTTATGATGATGAATTAAAACTCAGGGACTCTTATTTGTCAATTCCTAACAAAAAGGCTCCAGATCAGGTAATTCCCTTGGTATTACATGTAAACCGGACTAGATCGTTTTATATTAGAAAAATAATGGGTTTAAATTTGGAAATCTCCAactaaatttttgaattttacgTTATTAATTGATATATTAACTATTATGACTAATTATCTGTTACCATTTTCCTTTATATTCTTaatttcatgatttatgattccTCATCTTCATGTGTTAGCGTATCATCTAGGATGTCAAAAGATAGTACTACTTTTCATGCGTTTCTTGGTCCTTGCAGAGTGTTGAACTAACAAGTGAAGCCATAGAGTTTTTGAAGGGCCTTTTCAGCACATTTGATGATGATAAAGTATGCTATATTTAGTTACTGTTGTTTTTAACTGTTGCGTAGTTAATGTTTTTTCATGCCACAATGCTCGAAATTATTCACATCTTATATGTAAATGAAAACTTGGGAAATATTTGTATTTGGTTAGGCTGTAGACGAAGAGGTAGTGATTCCGTTTTATGAAATTTGTTACTGCAAATTAGAGACTTTCAATTGCATATAACCAGAGCCATTTATTTTGACACTCAATTGATTTTCATATAATGTTCAGTTCGTGTATGCTGGATACAAtacaaaaaatatgtttttggtGGAAGAACCAAGTGAAAACATTTTGTTGGTGGAAATACAGCACACTAGATAATTTGATCTGTAGTAATCAGGTCAGTATAATCTCCATAATGTAATTAGATTCTGTTGTCACTTCCTTTACCTTTTTTTACTGATTTATCGTTGATCTAACCATGTTTAGCCTTTGATCTGATTCTGTCACGTTGAAAGGTCGAAAATTGCCATTCAGTGTGGCAAGTGAATAATTTTATGGTGTTTTGTGCATCATTCCGCTCTTTCTTTTGAATGTAGCATAAGGGTTATCTTGTTTTCAAACCAGACCAACAAACAGTTCATTGTGTACTTGTTgtctttaaaaataattttccctCATTTTATTTGCATTGTTTCAACATTTTCAATCCACTTTTGAATAAACCCGACCTTCATGATGTTTAGGATGGAGTTCTTCGGAATAGTGAGCTTGAAGATTTATTTTCTACTGCACCAGAAAGGTGAATTTGATTCTCCAGAATGCTTTCATTTTTGTGTTACTTATGTTGAATTATATTCCGAGCATGATTGGTTGGTAAATTATGTATCTAGATGACCATTTTCCTCCATTCCGTAATTTATTCAACTGGCTTGGGACACTAGTTTTGGACAAATCTGATTGTGGAATAACTCTGTCTCATATGAGACAAATATAAGTGTGATCTAGATGTAGCTGGTTTTATTTGCTCTATAATTTTTGCAAGTCAGTCTATCAGAAATGTGTCATTTGctattttttcttctctttgaTATGTCACATGGTCTTCTGCTTGTGTTCTACTATATAAGCTAGCTATTCTTTCtcacttatatttttattatctgCTTGGTTTCATGGTGTAAACTCAGCCCCTGGGATGAAACACCTTATAAGGATGCTGTTGAAAGAACACCGTTGCGCGGATTATCCCTTTCTGGATTTCTATCGGAGGTGGATTTTGTTACTTGTTTGGAAAAATTATACTTGCGCTTTTTAGAAATTTATTTCTATGTTTAATTTGGTTTATTTGCAAAACCAAAGATTTACAGCAGTTTTATTGAGATTTTTTTGTAAACAACtacaaacttatttttatcaAATGGCTTTTAAAGCTGTGTGCTGCTTGAACAATTATAACATGTGACAAATctttgttttgtatattgatcaaAAGGCTTCGCTTAGATTGTTAGCTTCTGGACATTGATAAAGTGTAACTCTATCTTTTTCCTGTATGTAAGCGCTAGGATACGAGATGGTGCATATTTTTAGCTGAATTTCATTTGTGATATCACTTGTTAAACAATGTAAATCCCAAATTTCGTTTTCATTGCTAGATCTTACTCTCATTATTGTTCTACTTGTCCTAAAAGTTGAAGAGTGTAGATCAACTCCTACTTCtctgtatttatttttatgaagatGTAATATTTGTGATATTGTTTGTTTGTTGCTTATGACTTATGTGGAACATGTGTTGTAGTGGGCACTTATGACATTACTGGATCCTGCACGAAGTGTTGCCAACTTAATTTACATTGGCTTCAACTGCAATGCTGCATCATCTCTCCACATAACTAAGAGAAGAGCAGTTGACAGAAAGCTGCAACAAACAGAACGAAATGTTTTTCAGTGCTTTGTATTTGGACCTAAAAATGCTGGAAAATCTGTATTGTTGGCGTCATTGTTGGGAAGGTGTGGCTCTAAATCTATACATGCATGAGGATGAGTTAATCAGATTGTACCAGAATAATTGCttcttttaatataatatttggacTCTATTATTTCATGCATGCTTTGTGTAAATATATGAGCACATTTTGTCTACTTCTCTGATGAGAATATTCAGCGAGAATGATGGTTTTTCCTGTAACAGGCCCTTTTCTGAAAATCACATCTCTACAAGCGAGCAGTATGTTGTGAATGTGGTTGACCAACATATGGTGAGTACAAGTCATCTTGTCACATCACTGTTTGGATTATGGTCTGTCATAGCAATTGTTGCATATGTGGAATTTGCTTCTCTTTTTTACTTTGCATTTAATTACAAgagatttttgttttaattgcagGGTAAGAAAACTCTAGTACTTAGGGAGATTCCTGAAGATGGTGTTCAAAAACTTTTGTCAAACAAGGAATCTTTGGCTGCTTGTGATGTAGCAGTTTTTGTTTATGATAGGTGTGCATACTACCCCGCTTTTCTTCTAATTATATTAGTGAGTCCGTCAATTAGTAGTGTAATCATGCAATTTTTTCCAATTGGAACCTACGTTGAATTCTCCTCTCCTTTAGTCCCTCCTCTATTTCTTCCAATCCAAGTTAAATGCATCTTATTAGTCTCGAGGATATCAACCTCATCTGACACCTGGctgttgatttttctttttcagcTCGAGTGAAGATTCTTTTAAAAGAGCATCTGAACTGCTACTGAATGTAGCTAGGGAAGGGGAAGAAAGTGGCTTCTGTATGCCGTGTCTCCTCATTGCAGCAAAGAATGATCTTGACTCGAGCTCCCTGGTGATGAAAGATTCAGCTAAGGTACTCAGTAACTTGCTTTGGCCTCAACTTCCTGGATGCTTCGCATGAACAAAGTAGAACAGAATTGCGAAGATACGAGAGAACTGTTTCAAtgttattcatttttttaaaaaaattctgtaGGTTTGCCTTGATTTGGGGATTGATGTGCCGATTCCAATA of the Primulina huaijiensis isolate GDHJ02 chromosome 1, ASM1229523v2, whole genome shotgun sequence genome contains:
- the LOC140989787 gene encoding pentatricopeptide repeat-containing protein At4g02820, mitochondrial-like encodes the protein MGLQAVTFLLTAPKEMLRRSVRRAVAAARQFSSKAVATAAPEAEPRSWLTSSTKSSAGGGRDTLGRRLFALVFAKRSAVIDIRKWKEEGHVVRKYELNRIVRELRRLKRYKHALEVCEWMRMQEDMKLSTWI
- the LOC140969854 gene encoding uncharacterized protein isoform X1, with product MEQNNYGGPEHGVLQWLPPKHAGTSYGAFNHKQLGSGVDEAPPCGMKAPPVIESDSFTDNSKSRRREKRRKGRKWALGGPGMQAIFLCSGPISSGTGVFLPRGGGPYHKSTKNNPAVSPVLLPSHIVQALNLNVHELGQQIINPRLPDETKNCMNKTEENLEKTPNSDNVCLSPEINLPEEWTY
- the LOC140989806 gene encoding mitochondrial Rho GTPase 1-like, with the translated sequence MPGVSTTGDRSSVRIVVVGDRGTGKSSLIAAVAAETFRKDVPPVLPPTRLPADYYPDNVPIIIIDTSSSLESRGRLAEELKRADSVVLTYACDQPSTLNRLSSFWLHELRRLEIRAPVIVVGCKLDRRDEEYNLSVEMSPLMQQFREIETCMECSAANMLQIQEVFYFAQKAVLHPTAPLFDQETQTLRPQCMRALKRIFILCDHDMDGALSDDELNEFQVRCFNAPLQPAEIVGVKRVVQEKLPQGVNGLGLTLTGFLFLHALFIERGRIETTWSVLRQFGYDDELKLRDSYLSIPNKKAPDQSVELTSEAIEFLKGLFSTFDDDKDGVLRNSELEDLFSTAPESPWDETPYKDAVERTPLRGLSLSGFLSEWALMTLLDPARSVANLIYIGFNCNAASSLHITKRRAVDRKLQQTERNVFQCFVFGPKNAGKSVLLASLLGRPFSENHISTSEQYVVNVVDQHMGKKTLVLREIPEDGVQKLLSNKESLAACDVAVFVYDSSSEDSFKRASELLLNVAREGEESGFCMPCLLIAAKNDLDSSSLVMKDSAKVCLDLGIDVPIPISVKERDLNNVFSRIVNAAEHPHLSVPETDIGRSRKRCRKLVNRSLVCLSVGAAVTFIGLAAYRVYAARKNASS
- the LOC140969854 gene encoding uncharacterized protein isoform X2, which gives rise to MEQNNYGGPEHGVLQWLPPKHAGTSYGAFNHKLGSGVDEAPPCGMKAPPVIESDSFTDNSKSRRREKRRKGRKWALGGPGMQAIFLCSGPISSGTGVFLPRGGGPYHKSTKNNPAVSPVLLPSHIVQALNLNVHELGQQIINPRLPDETKNCMNKTEENLEKTPNSDNVCLSPEINLPEEWTY